CCTCCTCTTGCATGATCACTATTTAATTACACGAATCCTAAATTCGTAATCTATTATACATGATGTTTTAGCATTTTCATCCATTAATTAAAGTGAAGGTTCGAACATTTCGGGCGCCCGCTTCTAGTAAAACTTGTTTCGCATGCCTTAGTGTTGTCCCTGTAGTTTGTATATCGTCAAAAAGGAGATAATCTTTATGCTCAACTTGCGCTGTAGGCATTAGTCGAAAAAGTGGAGCTGATTTTATACGTTGCTCCCTATTTTTTGAGCTTTGTGTTTCTATAGTTGTTTTTTCTAATAGTTGTTTATAAGGAATATTAGCGGCATTTAGAAGCTCCTCCGTATGTGAGAAGGTACGTTCTTGTTGCTTAATAGGGTGCATAGGAATCGGAATAATTGTTGCTGTCTCACGTTTAAATTGTGCATGTAACTCCTGTCGAAATACTTTAGCGAGTGCAACGTCTTGAAGAAATTTAAATTGATGCAAATACTTCTTCATTGCATCGTTATATTGATAAAGTGCTGTTGGTGTAGATGTACGCTCAAATTTGGAGGCACATTTTTCACAAAGGCAAGGTGAGAAGTTTCTTATTAAAAGTGTTTTCCAGCTAGGAACGATACGCAAAGGCTGTGCACATAATAAACAAAACATTTCTACTTTGTTCATTGCGAGAACGCTACCTTATTGTTATATTTTATTTTCTCTCGTGCTTCATCCATTGCTATTGTAATGCCATGATGAAAAAACATCACATCTCCCTCTGCATAATTTTCATGCCGCCCTACTCGTCCAGCAATTTGAATCAATGCGCTTGCAGTAAAAATAGACGATTCTGCCCCAACAACAGCGACTTGTACATTTTTTATCGTAATACCTCTTTCTA
The genomic region above belongs to Lysinibacillus sp. FSL W8-0992 and contains:
- a CDS encoding ComF family protein — its product is MNKVEMFCLLCAQPLRIVPSWKTLLIRNFSPCLCEKCASKFERTSTPTALYQYNDAMKKYLHQFKFLQDVALAKVFRQELHAQFKRETATIIPIPMHPIKQQERTFSHTEELLNAANIPYKQLLEKTTIETQSSKNREQRIKSAPLFRLMPTAQVEHKDYLLFDDIQTTGTTLRHAKQVLLEAGARNVRTFTLING